A portion of the Cryptomeria japonica chromosome 5, Sugi_1.0, whole genome shotgun sequence genome contains these proteins:
- the LOC131052699 gene encoding L-type lectin-domain containing receptor kinase VIII.1-like, with the protein MVCTTTRLSRNGKKWEAWVDYDGIEVKLKVFISFNPNGTDASKPRTPFLLYDIDLRQLLPHNVQVGLSASTGNSIETYTVYMWNFSCQYSWETSIPGVNASGRSPKNKRKSFEKIIWTSGVACFLVICCFNRARKSKRGDAGKDGEESDEEFNKRFDKLTHHNLLKFLGWCHRKGDLLLAYKLLPNGSLDKYIFENPETPLEWGRRYSIACDIASALVYLHEDRHESFVHRDIKASNVMLDSNFKAKLGDFCLARMVERGEGGHTTTAAGTIGYIAREFAATGKATREMDVLSYGALSLEIACGRRPADWSLIDHNSRVVEWVWHLHRENIILDAADKEAGLKFQW; encoded by the exons ATGGTCTGTACAACAACACGTCTTTCAAGAAACGGAAAAAAGTGGGAGGCATGGGTAGATTACGATGGCATTGAGGTGAAGCTCAAagtgtttatttcatttaaccccaaTGGCACAGATGCTTCTAAACCTAGAACTCCATTCTTGTTGTACGATATAGATCTGCGTCAGCTTCTTCCCCATAACGTGCAGGTTGGCCTTTCAGCGTCCACTGGAAACTCAATTGAGACTTACACAGTATACATGTGGAACTTTTCATGTCAATATTCCTGGGAGACTTCAATACCAGGCGTGAATGCTTCTGGTCGAAGTCCAAAAAATAAAAGGAAATCTTTTGAAAAGATTATATGGACATCCGGTGTGGCCTGTTTCTTAGTCATATGCTGTTTTAATAGGGCAAGAAAAAGCAAGCGCGGGGATGCTGGGAAGGACGGCGAGGAGAGCGATGAGGAATTCAACAAGCGCTTCGA TAAGCTGACTCACCATAATCTCCTGAAGTTTCTGGGATGGTGCCATCGAAAGGGAGATTTGCTTCTTGCTTACAAGTTACTCCCAAACGGGAGTCtggacaaatatatttttgaaaacccaGAAACTCCACTGGAATGGGGTCGAAGATATAGCATAGCATGTGACATAGCCTCCGCTCTGGTTTATCTGCACGAGGATCGGCATGAGAGCTTTGTGCATAGAGACATTAAAGCGAGCAATGTGATGCTGGATTCGAATTTCAAAGCCAAGCTGGGTGATTTTTGCCTTGCCAGAATGGTGGAACGGGGAGAAGGAGGGCATACGACCACGGCAGCGGGTACAATTGGTTACATAGCGCGGGAATTCGCAGCAACGGGAAAAGCCACCCGAGAGATGGACGTGCTCAGCTATGGAGCCCTGAGTCTTGAAATTGCCTGTGGAAGACGACCGGCAGACTGGAGCTTGATTGATCACAATTCCAGAGTGGTGGAATGGGTTTGGCACTTGCATAGAGAGAACATAATTCTTGATGCAGCAGATAAAGAAGCTGGGTTAAAATTTCAATGGTGA
- the LOC131052700 gene encoding uncharacterized protein LOC131052700 gives MKGQHGEANVSFWDEKMRGRWNGLKIPSYIGPGPKLGKGKRKTCVWKPPKMGWFKLNFDGASRGNPGQTRIGCCLHNLDGTEVTQRAKPVGIGTNNRAEFMALVEGLEMCRALGVKLVVEGDSTIIINTMRKGSILNWRLDVFLNKALNLSKAFKKIIINHIFDKGNSEADELANMGADGIYVD, from the coding sequence ATGAAGGGTCAGCATGGGGAAGCAAATGTGTCCTTctgggatgagaagatgaggggGCGTTGGAATGGCTTGAAGATTCCCTCTTATATTGGACCAGGGCCTAAGCTAGGTAAAGGTAAAAGGAAAACTTGTGTTTGGAAACCACCTAAGATGGGATGgtttaagctaaactttgatggagcctccagAGGTAATCCAGGACAGACTCGCATTGGTTGTTGTCTTCACAACTTAGATGGGACCGAGGTGACTCAAAGGGCTAAACCAGTAGGCATTGGAACTAACAATAGGGCAGAATTCATGGCACTAGTGGAAGGGCTCGAAATGTGCAGGGCATTAGGAGTGAAATTGGTTGTCGAAGGGGATTCGACCATTATAATCAACACTATGAGAAAAGGATCCATTCTAAACTGGAGGTTAGATGTGTTTCTCAATAAAGCTTTAAACCTGAGCAAGGCCTTCAAGAAGATCATAATTAATCACATCTTCGACAAGGGTAATTCTGAGGCGGATGAATTAGCTAATATGGGGGCAGATGGGATCTACGTAGACTAA